One region of Corvus moneduloides isolate bCorMon1 chromosome 1, bCorMon1.pri, whole genome shotgun sequence genomic DNA includes:
- the TPMT gene encoding thiopurine S-methyltransferase isoform X2, whose translation MDHSADASGLLEGSDIGSQKERVVTEEEWLQKWEMGNIGFHKEQGHPLLQKYLDVLLNGRSGLRIFFPLCGKAVEMKWLADMGHSVVGVEVSEQAVKEFFSEHSLPYCEEPVPEISGAKMFQSTSGNISLYCCSIYDLSSSIVGKFDGVWDRGALVAVNPCDRQRKPPCLSVGKYVVCSNPEEAELQVSSEFYYFLFIPSTSSLFVLFPLTPLHSKFLFFPIASPNLV comes from the exons ATGGACCACTCAGCGGATGCATCCGGGCTCCTGGAAGGCTCTGATATTGGGTCACAGAAAGAGAGAGTGGTGACAGAGGAGGAATGGCTacaaaaatgggaaatgggTAACATCGGGTTTCACAAGGAACAAGGGCATCC gCTCCTCCAGAAGTATCTGGATGTTCTTTTAAATGGCAGGAGTGGACTGAGGATATTTTTCCCACTTTGTGGTAAAGCAGTAGAGATGAAATG GCTGGCAGACATGGGACACAGTGTTGTTGGTGTGGAAGTCAGCGAGCAAGCggtgaaggaatttttttcagaacacaGTCTGCCTTACTGTGAGGAGCCAGTCCCTGAGATTTCAGGAGCAAAAATGTTCCAG AGTACCTCTGGCAACATTTCCCTCTACTGCTGCAGTATTTATGATTTGTCCAG CTCAATAGTTGGCAAGTTTGATGGGGTTTGGGACAGAGGAGCTCTTGTAGCTGTGAATCCATGTGACAGACAACG GAAGCCGCCCTGCCTCTCAGTGGGAAAATATGTGGTTTGTTCCAACCCAGAAGAAGCAGAGCTTCAAGTCTCATCTGAATtctattatttccttttcatcccATCTACTTCTtctctctttgttctttttcccctcactccTCTTCATTCcaaatttttgttctttcctatAGCCAGCCCAAATTTAGTTTGA
- the TPMT gene encoding thiopurine S-methyltransferase isoform X1: protein MDHSADASGLLEGSDIGSQKERVVTEEEWLQKWEMGNIGFHKEQGHPLLQKYLDVLLNGRSGLRIFFPLCGKAVEMKWLADMGHSVVGVEVSEQAVKEFFSEHSLPYCEEPVPEISGAKMFQSTSGNISLYCCSIYDLSSSIVGKFDGVWDRGALVAVNPCDRQRYASLMINLVEKNSSYLLVTVSYDPNKHKGPPFYVPESEIQSLFGNCCEIKCLEKVDDFSERHRQWGLDYFLEVLYKLKFVA, encoded by the exons ATGGACCACTCAGCGGATGCATCCGGGCTCCTGGAAGGCTCTGATATTGGGTCACAGAAAGAGAGAGTGGTGACAGAGGAGGAATGGCTacaaaaatgggaaatgggTAACATCGGGTTTCACAAGGAACAAGGGCATCC gCTCCTCCAGAAGTATCTGGATGTTCTTTTAAATGGCAGGAGTGGACTGAGGATATTTTTCCCACTTTGTGGTAAAGCAGTAGAGATGAAATG GCTGGCAGACATGGGACACAGTGTTGTTGGTGTGGAAGTCAGCGAGCAAGCggtgaaggaatttttttcagaacacaGTCTGCCTTACTGTGAGGAGCCAGTCCCTGAGATTTCAGGAGCAAAAATGTTCCAG AGTACCTCTGGCAACATTTCCCTCTACTGCTGCAGTATTTATGATTTGTCCAG CTCAATAGTTGGCAAGTTTGATGGGGTTTGGGACAGAGGAGCTCTTGTAGCTGTGAATCCATGTGACAGACAACG ctaTGCCAGTTTGATGATCAACCTAGTGGAGAAAAATTCTTCTTATCTCCTTGTTACGGTTTCATATGATCCAAACAAACATAAAG GCCCACCATTTTATGTTCCTGAATCTGAAATTCAAAGTTTGTTTG GCAACTGCTGTGAGATTAAGTGTCTTGAAAAAGTCGATGATTTCTCAGAGAGACACAGGCAATGGGGACTAGATTATTTTCTGGAGGTGCTATATAAACTCAAGTTTGTAGCTTga
- the NHLRC1 gene encoding E3 ubiquitin-protein ligase NHLRC1, with protein MSSEELAVSGQGKAAAAKRKLPSSKKGWREVDWMTVKGRVWVENVLAVAHKCAAPSSESAAIVRGSDTPKCCAAMLQGLDRHRSQAERNLVKFNEVFWWRYEHWWICECCGGYRDAPRSQREGRPGPQGPSAVPAAALLRPRWPAGGARPPQPRSAPAPLGPGDRGRRGGSDRSPQAGMAAEDEAELSLLECRVCFEPYGPDGQRRPLNLPCGHVLCRGCVGALAGAERRRLECPFCRRLCGPAETSDCRPLLQLLELLGPGGGGLASALGRSGGGAAAPAPAGLGLRLCLGGWGSLVNPTGVAACPGSARLAVAHDGKKRIHVFGPSGFCLRRFGERGDAGNDIKYPLDVTVTSDGHVVVTDGGDCSVKAFDFEGRGVLAIREGFSLPWGLDATPKSEVILTDSEAGALYRLTADFQRGELKKCQMIRSRLVSPRAVAVCQTSGAVVVIEHLKTRGPSKDSTRVKIFSAEMDLIGQMDSFGLNLVFPSRIYATAVAFDKEGRVLVTDVCSLAVICLGKPEEFPIFNPLISHGLSYPVGLTYMANDSLVVLDSGDHSVKVYSST; from the exons ATGTCAAGTGAAGAGCTGGCAGTGAGTGGGCAaggcaaggcagcagctgccaagaGGAAATTACCATCCAGCAAGAAAGGCTGGAGGGAAGTAGACTGGATGACAGTAAAGGGGAGAGTATGGGTAGAAAACGTCCTGGCAGTTGCTCACAagtgtgctgctccctcatcTGAGAGTGCAGCTATTGTCAG GGGAAGTGACACACCAAAGTGCTGTGCTGCCATGCTGCAAGGCCTGGACAGGCACAGGAGCCAGGCAGAGAGGAACCTAGTGAAGTTCAATGAAg TGTTCTGGTGGCGATATGAACACTGGTGGATCTGCGAGTGCTGTGGCGGGTACAGGGACGCTCCGCGGTCCCAGCGGGAAGGGCGGCCCGGGCCGCAGGGCCCCAGCGCCGTCCCGGCGGCAGCGCTGCTCCGCCCCCGCTGGCCCGCAGGGGGCGCGCGGCCGCCTCAGCCGCGCTCAGCGCCCGCCCCGCTGGGCCCGGGGGATCGGGGCCGGCGCGGGGGCTCCGATCGCTCTCCTCAGGCGGGCATGGCGGCGGAGGACGAGGCGGAGCTGAGCCTGCTGGAGTGCCGGGTGTGCTTCGAGCCGTACGGCCCCGacgggcagcggcggccgctCAACCTGCCCTGCGGGCACGTCCTCTGCCGGGGCTGCGTGGGGGCCCTGGCCGGCGCCGAGCGCCGGAGGCTGGAGTGTCCCTTCTGCCGGCGGCTCTGCGGCCCCGCCGAGACCAGCGACTGCCggcctctgctgcagctgctggagcttctgggccccggcggcggcggcctcGCCTCGGCCCTGGGCAGGAGCGGCGgaggggcggcggcgccggctCCCGCGGGGCTCGGTCTGCGGCTGTgcctggggggctgggggtcgCTGGTGAACCCCACTGGGGTGGCGGCCTGCCCCGGGTCGGCCCGCCTGGCAGTGGCACACGACGGCAAGAAAAGGATCCACGTCTTCGGGCCGAGCGGGTTCTGCCTGCGGCGTTTCGGGGAGCGGGGGGACGCGGGCAACGACATCAAGTATCCCCTCGATGTGACGGTCACGTCGGACGGACACGTGGTGGTCACCGACGGCGGGGACTGCTCCGTGAAGGCCTTCGATTTTGAGGGAAGGGGAGTCCTGGCTATCCGGGAAGGCTTCTCTTTGCCCTGGGGCTTAGATGCCACCCCCAAGAGCGAAGTAATCCTGACCGACTCGGAGGCAGGCGCGCTCTACCGCTTGACGGCCGACTTCCAAAGGGGGGAATTAAAGAAGTGTCAGATGATCCGGTCCCGGCTTGTCAGCCCCAGAGCGGTTGCAGTCTGCCAGACCTCGGGTGCTGTCGTGGTAATAGAGCACCTAAAAACTCGAGGGCCGAGCAAGGACAGCACCCGCGTGAAGATATTCAGTGCCGAGATGGATCTCATCGGCCAGATGGACAGCTTCGGTCTGAACCTCGTTTTCCCCTCCAGAATATATGCTACTGCTGTGGCCTTCGACAAAGAAGGTCGTGTTCTAGTAACGGATGTCTGTAGCCTGGCTGTCATATGCTTAGGGAAACCTGAGGAATTTCCCATCTTTAATCCTCTAATTAGCCATGGACTTTCTTATCCTGTCGGACTGACTTACATGGCAAATGATTCCCTTGTTGTTTTAGACAGCGGTGATCATTCAGTAAAAGTATATAGCTCTACCTGA